The Vanessa tameamea isolate UH-Manoa-2023 chromosome 25, ilVanTame1 primary haplotype, whole genome shotgun sequence genome segment agtaatacttagtagtaAAAGAATATTACCAAAAAGAGTTCTACTACCCAGCCATAGACTGCCTTTAATTCTTTTCATAAAGTTAtttgtcttaaaaaaatacttttaatagcTACGTGTATACTTCAGTTTCATTACCATCGTTGATATTACTAATTTTTCTCCACGAATCGTACTCTGGCTTTAAACCGTTCTTTCCTAGATAATAAGGAAAAACTTTGTCCGTTGACAGATAAAATATACCTTGATTTGTGACATTGACGTTTTCGCCCATGACGTTTGTCGATAAAGGAACTATGTTGTAGCACGCAGAGTCTCTCGCTTCTTGAatactattacatttaataccTATAAATTTCTTCGGATTCCTCATAGCTGATACCCAAAGACTTAATACCCTAAAATGGCTACATGTTGCAGTACAAGGATATACGTTCAAGTCTGTCGGTTGAAATTCCCCCCCATTTACATAGAAATCAACATGCCCCATCCTAGCACTCATTCCGTATCCATCGATATTCGTGTGTACAACTTGAACGAAGTCCGCATTCGATGCGTCTAGACGTTCTTGAGAGGAAAGAGTCCTGAAACAAGGTCCAGACGGTTCCAAAGCTGTTATCCTTGATATATTCTTTCCTGTCATTTGTTGGTAGTTTTTCGCTATGTAGCTGGCTGTTTGACCGCCGAGGCTAAAGCCTAGAAGCTCGGTGTTGGTTGGGTCTAATCCAGCTCGAGTTAATTCCACTAAAACCTCAGCTACGTGTTTGCCGACAGGACGCATTAGGCGTGAAGCTCTGTAacggtaaaataaatttatggtattattatttatacatcggTACAGCGGTAACCGTaactaattattgaataaaatgtggTTCATAAGTGAAACCAAATATTACGTCCATTTCGAAAATATTGCAAACTAATAATCAAGTTTTACATAACAATGTAATCGTATGGGTAAAATTAAGAAGCAGTTGAAAGACTTCTGTGAGATTGTTATCATATAACCCTTAATGGACTCATGAACAAAATGTCAATCAGCTGTGAtacttttgtatttcattttaaatatttattatttattcataaaaatatatatgtttttatggtTCAGTCGATAAAAACTTTTGCCATTGCATCCTGatgtctgtttttatttaacatattattttttttaaatataaaattaaatctcaaaAACTTTACGTCGCTTGATTCACTATTAAATATCTGTTCCTCAATAAAATGagccaaatatttttaactaaaggACCTGTAAACTCCAACTTAAGTTATTGGAGGTTATTTCACCATGCTATTCCAATGCGGATGAAAACACaagtggcagattttcattcgacGTAATATGAAGGTTACCAAGATGTTttctaaacaaattaaacacatgaaaaatcaCAGGTTCTTTTCCGGCTATCAACGCGcgctctttggttaagattgaCATGTTCTATCTAACCATTTGGCCATCTcggattttaaagtaaattaaagtattaatcaTGCTTTTAACGTCATAAATAGAAaatctatgatttttttaaatctttaaataagcTTCCGCGTATAAATAAACCGTGCGACAGCTGTTGTTTGGCAAACGATGCAAAATGGATTCCAatgcaaatataatttgacatacCAACGGACGCgtctaatattatactatttttatactttttttatattctgtttgaatttttttaaaatattacttcggGCTTTTATGTTAGAAGTCACGTCGTATCTTCCATGAAATGATCtattaacaacaatatattGATAGACATTgattggtagggctttgtgcaagcctgtctggatagTTACTCATCACAAATTTCGCCAcccagcaatacttagtattgttgtgggCCTGTTTGAAGTTTGAGTTTCCAAGCACGGGGCATCAGAATCATAACGGATAGTCAATATTTCCAAAGGCATAGCAATAATTCTAAGAAAATGTTAACCTCTTTTCTTAATTAGTGTcaagtaaaatttttgtttttattttaaagacatattAATGTATGAGTAtagtgtttagttttttttgctataaatgtataatgtaaacgcCTGTAATGGTGTATCACACTGTatcgaaccgatacgacttgcgaaccttcaagaaaagagcgtactccttccttaaaggccggcaacacaTCTGCAAgccccagtgttgcagatgttcataggcggtggtagtcacttgccatcaggtaagccttctgctcgtttgccatctatcatataaaaaatatatagacattttCGTCTGAGCGATGGTGACTATTTACCATTAAGCGCCTCATTTTCAATTCtgttaatttattagaaataaatatatagaggAAGTCAACACAATTACAACAGCTGGTAGATACTAAGAACTTACAAATAGTAGTGAACCGTGGCGAAGCGCTGGTTGTCAATTAGGATCACGTTGTACCCCTTAGCTTCGTACTCATTAGCGAACATTCCGGATATCGGAAAACTTGTACTGTCCAAGTATCCGATTGCAACTACCATggtttttctgtaaaaaaaaaaacattttcatacattttaaattaaaaataaaatacggatCACAACGAATATCATGAGGGgcattatatattatctatttatatatacgaatataataaagctagacagtatgtttgtttgtttgagcGTGCTAATTaggatctttttttaatttatttattgacagaaaataaaataatcaacacTCACGCCCCCAGCTTACATGCAAGGATTACATGCGTTTACCCCATCCGTACGGgagatattgttttaattaaactttttaaattgttacctTTAATACTATTCTTCTATAGATATTAAAATCCCTAGGGAGCGTATAGTGCCAAGTGCGCGTgccattaaaattgttatacttTGGCAAATTTAAATACTCAACCAATACTATTTATCGATCGTATATCCACTgggtctatttaaaaaaagctttagaTAACTAAAGCTTTTTTGAGATGGTCCATTTATTGGTTAAAGTTATAGActtgtaaaacaaaattcaagGATGTATACACATCATATAAACATCATATATTGTTGGTTACatctttaaagacgtatcactttgtatgttacccaagtcagatattaattttaagtgcttagtgatatgttgaaggtgtaacttttccaataaataaataaaacgcaaGTGGAGATGGGCAGGTCACATGATAAGGGAAAAGACAGAAAAATGGACAAGGCTCTTAACAGGATGGTACCCCTGAGATGGTAAAAGATGCCGAGGTAGACAATATATGAGATGGGAGGACGATATTAAAACAGCAGCGGGTCCAATATGGTCTCGCAAAGCAAAATATAGGTATGAATGAAAATCTTTAGAGGAGGTCTTTGTCGGATGACAAGCTGTAGGAGACCAACGACCGTGAACCGATATTTTACTACAAAGTTTAAggcaaaaatgaaaaatgtgttttataatctatttgtaTAAACCATAACAGCAATAAAGGCTTTATTATTACGAGTATATAGACTAATATCAAGTACAACTCATGATGGCGGAGTTAAGCCGTGGGTGCAACTGCACGGAGCTGGttgtgtaaataatatgatGTCACAGAATGATGAGTAATTGTTTATGTGTTTACCGTTGATAACGGTTTCGataaaatgtttgtgttttatCTTGTATCAATCGATTTTTGAATACACGTgtcgaaatattataatttatcgacgacttaggactttgtgcaagtatGTGTAGGTACTCGAATATTAGACGCTATATCCCTAATAGGGTATGTGTGATTTAagatcttagctcccaagtttggGGGCGCATagccgatgtaaggaatggttaatattcgt includes the following:
- the LOC113403622 gene encoding pancreatic lipase-related protein 2-like; protein product: MSVRVLVLCVQVFLLFSVECGDPRSEEGYPRGFMAVCSGSTKPASIPRSQLKYLFFVVQGKGRSRKSYNYWDAKNIATDPRIDLRRKTMVVAIGYLDSTSFPISGMFANEYEAKGYNVILIDNQRFATVHYYLASRLMRPVGKHVAEVLVELTRAGLDPTNTELLGFSLGGQTASYIAKNYQQMTGKNISRITALEPSGPCFRTLSSQERLDASNADFVQVVHTNIDGYGMSARMGHVDFYVNGGEFQPTDLNVYPCTATCSHFRVLSLWVSAMRNPKKFIGIKCNSIQEARDSACYNIVPLSTNVMGENVNVTNQGIFYLSTDKVFPYYLGKNGLKPEYDSWRKISNINDGNETEVYT